A region from the Lolium perenne isolate Kyuss_39 chromosome 4, Kyuss_2.0, whole genome shotgun sequence genome encodes:
- the LOC127328504 gene encoding uncharacterized protein, with protein sequence MARFDSSSSGSSSSNPFAGPSVAVIRDIPITERVPLQLSTTAANFFPWKTYFGLLFREYDLLDHVDGTIDLLAMPHDPEWLAIDATIIRWFYQTVSNDIFRTVVRDGDSAHTVWAKITGLFTDNKIQRVTFLQQEFFGTHQNDLSLDDYALKLKSLSDELRDLEFPIDDKIMLSTLSAGLGEDLSNAASNLTLLTTPTFEQAVAYLRLEERRLKHLRARAAHTAFAAGFSRGAQTPAPRAPRLRLAPWVRRRVSPPPPRRPVRPVPGRQTGPLDRARGRPGRPDRSTGPASRLLQW encoded by the coding sequence ATGGCGCGCTTCGACTCATCCTCCTCCGGCTCCAGCAGCAGCAACCCCTTCGCCGGACCCTCCGTCGCCGTCATCCGCGACATCCCCATCACCGAGCGCGTGCCGCTGCAGCTCTCCACCACCGCTGCCAACTTCTTCCCGTGGAAGACGTACTTTGGACTGCTCTTCCGCGAGTATGATCTCCTTGATCACGTCGACGGCACCATCGACCTCCTCGCCATGCCGCACGACCCCGAGTGGCTcgccatcgacgccaccatcatccgctggTTCTACCAGACCGTCTCCAACGACATCTTCCGCACCGTCGTCCGCGACGGCGACTCCGCCCATACGGTCTGGGCTAAGATCACCGGCCTCTTCACCGACAACAAAATCCAGCGGGTCACCTTCCTCCAACAGGAGTTCTTCGGCACCCACCAGAACGACCTGTCTCTCGATGACTACGCCCTCAAGCTGAAGAGTCTCTCCGATGAGCTCCGTGACTTGGAGTTCCCGATCGATGACAAGATCATGCTCTCCACCCTGTCGGCGGGTCTCGGCGAGGATCTCAGCAacgccgcctccaacctcacGCTCCTCACCACGCCCACCTTCGAGCAGGCCGTGGCGTACCTGCGCCTCGAGGAGCGCCGCCTCAAGCACCTCCGGGCTCGGGCGGCCCACACCGCCTTCGCCGCTGGCTTCTCCCGCGGCGCCCAGACTCCCGCGCCCCGCGCCCCGCGCCTGCGCCTCGCCCCATGGGTCCGCCGCCGGGTTtccccgccgccgccccgccgcccggtcagaccggtccCAGGCCGGCAGACCGGCCCCCTGGACCGGGCACGCGGGCGCCCCGGCCGGCCGGACCGGTCCACTGGACCGGCCAGCCGGCTCCTCCAGTGGTAG